The Bacillota bacterium genome has a segment encoding these proteins:
- a CDS encoding SpoIIIAH-like family protein, which translates to MAVMFYTVKFNRIFLLCACVCFLAVGVWLLGQDPSRWEVFHRVLPTTAGLSEEVAATVNTPVDPSPQTMPKAQYVLERERNRARQWEFLQELLADPHLSAAQRQEIQKKLMELTERWSLEIELENTLALNGFQDAVVLLAEEGASVLVGTILTGEQAMLLGDLVARISNLPKTSIVIMDGQ; encoded by the coding sequence GTGGCTGTGATGTTTTATACCGTCAAATTCAACCGGATCTTTCTGCTGTGTGCCTGTGTTTGTTTCTTGGCCGTGGGGGTTTGGCTCTTGGGCCAGGATCCCAGTCGCTGGGAGGTCTTCCACCGGGTCCTGCCCACCACCGCAGGTCTTTCCGAGGAAGTTGCGGCAACGGTGAACACCCCGGTGGACCCTAGCCCCCAGACCATGCCCAAAGCCCAATATGTGCTGGAGCGGGAGCGGAATCGGGCCCGCCAGTGGGAATTTCTCCAAGAACTCCTTGCGGATCCCCACCTTTCTGCGGCCCAACGGCAGGAGATCCAGAAAAAACTGATGGAGCTCACCGAACGGTGGAGCTTGGAGATTGAACTGGAGAATACCTTGGCTCTTAATGGTTTTCAGGATGCGGTGGTCTTGCTTGCCGAGGAGGGAGCCAGTGTCCTGGTGGGGACGATCCTGACCGGGGAGCAGGCCATGTTGTTGGGGGACTTGGTGGCCCGGATCAGCAACCTTCCTAAGACCAGCATCGTGATTATGGACGGACAGTAG